A portion of the Pseudomonas sp. GR 6-02 genome contains these proteins:
- a CDS encoding MBL fold metallo-hydrolase has protein sequence MKLSTLASRAVFAVTLAIGGGLFAVEPVQAAAPMQQKQVPGFYRMMMGDFEVTALFDGGISIDSSLLSGDPALIQSLLLRSFFDDPQKVSGSVTGYLINTGSKLILIDTGTGGHWGGPSLGKLTDNLKAAGYKPAQIDLVLLTHMHADHIGGIYDSKGQRAFSKAQISMMKTESDFWLSKDIAEKAPEGAKIFFQIAQAAAAPYLAAGKWKPLQGMDEIVSGITPIAIPGHTPGHVGYRVSSKGQSLLIWGDVAHVVAVQMPHPEVGIAFDADGPTAIKTREDLFVKLAEDKTLVGGAHMPFPGFGRLRKEDTGYSWVPVTFMNLN, from the coding sequence ATGAAACTCTCCACGCTAGCTTCTCGCGCCGTCTTTGCAGTAACGCTGGCTATCGGCGGAGGACTTTTCGCAGTCGAGCCGGTTCAGGCCGCAGCGCCTATGCAACAGAAGCAAGTCCCGGGCTTCTATCGCATGATGATGGGCGATTTCGAGGTCACCGCACTCTTCGATGGCGGCATCAGTATTGATTCATCGCTACTCAGCGGCGACCCGGCTCTCATCCAGTCGCTGCTGCTGCGATCGTTTTTCGATGATCCGCAAAAGGTGTCCGGTTCGGTAACGGGCTATCTCATTAATACGGGTTCAAAACTCATCCTCATCGACACGGGCACCGGAGGTCATTGGGGAGGGCCGTCACTTGGCAAGCTCACTGACAACCTGAAGGCTGCTGGCTACAAACCCGCACAAATCGACCTGGTGTTGCTGACCCATATGCACGCCGACCACATTGGCGGAATCTACGACTCCAAAGGCCAGCGCGCGTTCTCGAAGGCACAGATTTCCATGATGAAGACCGAGAGTGACTTCTGGCTTTCGAAGGACATTGCGGAAAAAGCGCCGGAGGGCGCAAAAATATTCTTCCAAATTGCCCAGGCTGCTGCTGCGCCTTATCTGGCGGCTGGCAAATGGAAGCCATTGCAGGGCATGGATGAAATCGTGTCGGGCATTACTCCCATTGCCATCCCGGGGCATACGCCTGGGCATGTGGGCTACAGGGTTTCGTCCAAGGGCCAATCGCTGCTGATCTGGGGCGACGTTGCCCACGTCGTCGCTGTGCAAATGCCACATCCCGAAGTGGGTATCGCGTTCGACGCTGACGGACCGACCGCAATCAAGACCCGCGAAGACCTTTTCGTGAAGTTGGCAGAGGACAAAACCCTGGTCGGTGGTGCTCATATGCCGTTCCCTGGCTTTGGGCGCCTGCGCAAGGAAGACACAGGCTATTCATGGGTGCCGGTAACCTTCATGAACCTGAACTGA